A part of Aegilops tauschii subsp. strangulata cultivar AL8/78 chromosome 2, Aet v6.0, whole genome shotgun sequence genomic DNA contains:
- the LOC141040865 gene encoding uncharacterized protein translates to MMQQIELNRQFMTRVMAQFPNQNAHQQPAPITLLEFVRLNPSIFRNSTNHMDADDWLRDILFEMESTNVAPASYVTFATFHLKGPAAQWWESHRGVLPAETVTTWQDFQLAFHARHITQGLMDQKKKEFRKLSQGTMTVDEYQRKFLESSRYAADDVCTDALKQEKFREGLHPDIKLALVAHDCTYFATLVGQSFQIETGLTEY, encoded by the coding sequence ATGATGCAGCAGATTGAGCTGAATCGTCAGTTTATGACTAGAGTAATGGCTCAGTTTCCAAACCAGAATGCTCATCAACAGCCTGCCCCAATAACACTTCTAGAATTTGTGCGCCTCAACCCGTCCATTTTCCGCAACTCCACCAATCATATGGAtgctgatgattggcttcgtgacatcttGTTTGAGATGGAGTCAACTAATGTGGCCCCTGCCAGTTACGTCACCTTTGCGACATTCCACTTGAAAGGTCCAGCTGCTCAATGGTGGGAAAGCCACAGGGGTGTGCTACCTGCAGAGACTGTAACCACTTGGCAGGACTTTCAGTTAGCCTTCCATGCACGACACATTACTCAAGGTCTGATGGACCAGAAGAAGAAGGAGTTCCGCAAACTCTCACAAGGCACAATGACTGTGGATGAATATCAGAGGAAATTCCTTGAATCATCCCGCTATGCTGCGGATGACGTCTGCACCGACGCTCTTAAGCAGGAGAAATTCCGTGAAGGACTCCATCCCGATATAAAGCTCGCACTTGTTGCTCATGATTGCACATACTTTGCGACGCTTGTCGGCCAATCTTTCCAAATTGAAACTGGCTTGACTGAGTACTAG